A stretch of Equus przewalskii isolate Varuska chromosome 11, EquPr2, whole genome shotgun sequence DNA encodes these proteins:
- the WDR74 gene encoding WD repeat-containing protein 74 isoform X2, giving the protein MRQDPAHPHVVATGGKENALKVWDLQGSEEPVFRAKNVRNDWLDLRVPIWDQDIQFLPESQKLVTCTGYHQVRVYDPASPQRRPVLEATYGEYPLTAMTLTPGGNSVIVGNTHGQLAEIDLRQGRLLGCLKGLAGSVRGLQCHPSKPLLASCGLDRVLRVHRIRNPRGLEHKVYLKSQLNCLLLSGRDNWEDEPQEPQEPKKVPPEDTETDELWASLEAAAKRRLPDLEQTQGVLQTKRRKKKRPGSTSP; this is encoded by the exons ATGCGCCAAGACCCAGCACATCCCCATGTGGTTGCCACAGGTGGGAAGGAGAATGCTTTGAAGGTGTGGGATCTACAGGGGTCTGAGGAGCCTGTGTTCAGGGCCAAGAAT GTGCGGAATGACTGGCTCGACCTGCGGGTTCCCATCTGGGACCAGGACATACAGTTCCTCCCAGAGTCACAGAAGCTCGTCACCTGTACAGGGTACCACCAG GTCCGTGTCTATGATCCAGCTTCCCCCCAACGCCGGCCAGTCCTAGAAGCCACCTATGGAGAGTACCCACTGACAGCGATGACCCTCACTCCTGGGGGCAA TTCGGTGATCGTGGGGAACACTCATGGGCAGCTGGCAGAAATTGACCTTCGGCAAG GGCGCCTACTGGGCTGTCTGAAGGGGCTGGCGGGCAGTGTCCGAGGGTTGCAGTGCCACCCTTCAAAGCCCCTCCTAGCCTCCTGTGGCTTGGACAGAGTCTTGAGGGTACACAGGATCCGGAACCCACGGGGCCTGGAGCATAAG GTTTATCTCAAGTCTCAACTGAACTGCCTCCTCCTGTCAGGCAGGGATAACTGGGAG GATGAGCCCCAAGAGCCTCAAGAGCCCAAGAAGGTGCCCCCAGAAGACACTGAGACAGATGAACTTTGGGCATCCTTGGAGGCAGCTGCCAAGCGGAGGCTCCCTGATTTGGAGCAGACCCAAGGGGTTCTCCAAACCAAACGGAGAAAGAAGAAGCGGCCTGGGTCCACTAGCCCCTGA